Proteins encoded in a region of the Peromyscus leucopus breed LL Stock chromosome 15, UCI_PerLeu_2.1, whole genome shotgun sequence genome:
- the Cfap126 gene encoding protein Flattop, translating to MATNYSANQYEKAFSPKYLQNWSPAKPTKETITTHEGYTQIIANDRGHLLPSVPRSKASPWGSFMGTWQMPLKVPPARVTLTSRTTDAAASLTKWIKKNPDLLNASNGLRPEILGKPHNPDCQKKQKKSVTKTVQQAANPTIIPSSPTIDGDDADETQSSHPSAGHTPGPQTPINSPKSPPASPC from the exons ATGGCCACTAACTACAGTGCCAACCAG TATGAAAAAGCGTTCTCACCCAAGTACCTGCAGAACTGGTCTCCTGCCAAGCCAACAAAAGAG aCAATCACTACCCATGAAGGCTACACTCAGATTATTGCCAATGATCGAGGTCATCTCCTGCCTTCAGTGCCCCGTTCCAAG gcAAGTCCTTGGGGTTCCTTCATGGGCACCTGGCAAATGCCCCTGAAGGTACCACCTGCTCGGGTGACCCTGACTTCCCGCACAACGGATGCTGCTGCCTCTCTCACCAAGTGGATAAAGAAGAATCCCGATCTACTCAATGCCTCTAATGGGCTGCGTCCTGAAATCTTGGGCAAG CCCCATAACCCTGACtgtcagaagaaacagaagaaatctgtCACAAAGACTGTACAGCAAGCAGCAAATCCAACCATAATTCCCAGCTCCCCGACCATTGACGGCGATGACGCAGATGAAACTCAGAGCTCACACCCCTCTGCAGGTCACACACCAGGTCCCCAAACTCCCATTAACTCTCCCAAGAGCCCACCTGCAAGCCCGTGTTAG